In Acipenser ruthenus chromosome 53, fAciRut3.2 maternal haplotype, whole genome shotgun sequence, the following proteins share a genomic window:
- the LOC117969229 gene encoding uncharacterized protein LOC117969229, whose product MMATADSSIELATLSRPFQLGMLYDCRSDSLIPGVTLWNLEELQKDIDVRPKPYTDFQIIASDSLEDKTSALNVEASLAASFFSGLITVKGSAKYLTDKKTSKRQSRVSLQYLTTTRFEQLTMNHLGYSNVTYPNVFKEGTATHVVTAVLYGAQAFFVFDKQVSSEENEQDIQGSLKVSINKIPFMSIEGEGSLKMTDTDRKSTEGFSCKFYGDFALENNPVSFEDAIKTFATLPQLLGENGENAVPMRVWLYPLNKLDSQAAQLVQQISIGLVRRSQQVLEEFNEHEMQCNDMMNDSVAIQFPEIMKKMRKFKDMCSEYKLVFQKSLARALPSIRGGGEEEGVLVDILSGKEQSPFQNTMLTEWLEDKEREMNVMRSYLSIMKNATVVSSSSELDQTVLDSNNEFVVCFTFTSLKQKETYLKSLKSYLASQASGISEMKTPDAIDSKEEPAKWFRSVEISRQTRERVRIFLDFEEANKSKENTKFIVASIQDDLNVGSSVYLYERGVLVTSNFELPSKPETPAVCRTTHDSVELKFPTLRNGYSEIIKYQVMYQNVKHSEWITLDTEVKTESFTVSGLEPNSHYRFRYQAVCKPGVSLSSDTTEGKTLPTSPPGNLSKNYIDPHSITIVWDKPSFIGEGVSILCYTVEYREDNGESSTDETTKWTEMKTETTKCLYTLEKLKPTHSYRFRVSSVCGEAGRSRPSAEVVIVTPMEKEAKSKSVPQDKIQSERFLQFSTSIKEGPPSVHRLSLHEQPLGNSEHYQKFIFGRGVGKETNKVVMVVGATGAGKTTLINGMINYILGVQWENKFRFKLIHEDTNRTQAESQTSTVTAYELSHQQGFQVPFSLTIIDTPGFGDTRGMDQDKLITQQVKDFFTDPDGVDHIDAVCFVVQASLARLTKPQQYVFDSILSIFGKDIEENILILVTFADCDDIPALEAIKAAKLPCHKDKKGQPTHFAFNNSATYTQNCVLKKLSDDNDTSDSESDEEDNSLRKKKDVWLDSSKHMKRFFRTLEKVKGKSLLLTKKVLEERQRLETALKQLVPQIRMGLSKLNEIKSIRSSLEQHEASLAANKDFETEIDELRAKRKKTNIVSTNCNTCLFSCHSACYLPTPEEISSCAVMDNAGNCVICPGNCHYSAHSSEMALWEYESVKVKKTIGQLKDNFVKASGEFMTTKEILEKLEYEFHKIEDKLMQLIEMSSNCLARLEEIALKPNTLSTVEYIDLLIHNEKEERKPGFEDRIQNLTEMKSQAEIMAKIAKGEKLLPEEKRKYKEKMEKLKKIASQMKQTSSIVKAWQSGH is encoded by the exons ATGATGGCTACCGCAGACAGCAGCATTGAGTTGGCGACTCTCAGTCGACCTTTCCAATTAGGAATGCTGTACGACTGCCGCAGCGACTCCCTCATTCCAG GTGTTACTTTGTGGAACTTGGAGGAGCTGCAAAAAGACATTGATGTTCGTCCAAAACCTTATACAGATTTCCAGATTATTGCATCAGACTCTTTAGAGGACAAAACATCTGCTTTGAATGTTGAAGCATCACTGGCAGCAAGCTTTTTCAGTGGTTTGATCACAGTTAAAGGATCTGCAAAATATTTAACTGACAAGAAGACTTCTAAAAGGCAATCCCGGGTTTCCCTGCAGTATCTTACAACCACTCGCTTTGAGCAGCTCACCATGAATCACTTAGGGTACAGCAATGTAACTTATCCCAATGTATTTAAAGAAGGCACAGCAACTCACGTTGTTACAGCTGTTCTATATGGCGCCCaggctttttttgtgtttgacaAGCAGGTTTCTTCTGAAGAGAATGAGCAAGATATTCAGGGCAGCCTGAAGGTTTCCATAAACAAAATACCCTTCATGTCAATTGAAGGAGAAGGATCCCTAAAaatgacagacacagacaggaaAAGCACTGAAGGGTTTAGCTGTAAATTCTACGGTGATTTTGCTCTTGAAAACAATCCTGTCAGTTTTGAGGATGCAATTAAAACATTTGCCACCCTCCCACAGTTGCTTGGGGAAAATGGAGAAAACGCTGTGCCTATGAGAGTCTGGCTTTACCCATTAAATAAACTGGACTCCCAAGCGGCTCAACTGGTGCAGCAAATCAGCATAGGGTTAGTGCGTCGTTCACAGCAAGTCCTAGAAGAATTCAATGAGCATGAGATGCAATGCAATGACATGATGAACGACTCGGTTGCCATCCAGTTTCCTGAGATAATGAAAAAAATGAGAAAATTCAAAGACATGTGTTCAGAGTACAAACTGGTGTTCCAGAAATCTTTAGCACGAGCGCTACCCTCCATACGAGGTGGCGGGGAAGAGGAAGGTGTACTGGTAGACATACTGAGTGGAAAGGAACAGTCACCATTCCAAAACACAATGTTAACAGAATGGCTGGAAGACAAGGAAAGAGAAATGAATGTGATGAGGTCTTATCTCAGCATTATGAAAAATGCAACAGTCGTGTCATCAAGCAGTGAGCTGGACCAAACAGTCCTGGATTCCAACAATGAGTTTGTAGTGTGCTTCACATTTACTTCATTAAAGCAAAAAGAAACTTACCTAAAAAGCTTAAAAAGCTACTTGGCATCCCAAGCTTCTGGGATCAGTGAAATGAAAACACCAGATGCTATTGATTCAAAGGAAGAACCTGCGAAATGGTTCAGATCTGTTGAAATATCAAGGCAGACAAGGGAGCGTGTACGAATATTTTTGGATTTTGAGGAAGCAaacaaaagtaaagaaaacaccAAGTTCATTGTAGCCTCCATACAAGATGACCTGAATGTTGGTTCTTCAGTTTATCTCTATGAAAGAGGAGTTTTGGTGACCAGTAACTTTGAGCTTCCATCTAAACCTGAAACACCAGCTGTCTGTAGAACAACACATGATAGTGTGGAGCTAAAGTTTCCTACTCTACGAAATGGCTACAGTGAGATTATTAAGTATCAGGTTATGTACCAGAATGTTAAACATAGTGAATGGATTACACTGGATACAGAAGTCAAAACGGAATCATTCACTGTATCAGGTTTAGAACCAAACAGTCACTACCGGTTCAGGTACCAGGCAGTGTGTAAACCAGGTGTGAGCTTAAGTAGTGACACAACTGAAGGGAAGACACTTCCAACAAGCCCTCCAGGTAATCTCTCAAAGAACTACATTGACCCACATTCTATAACAATTGTTTGGGATAAGCCGTCTTTCATAGGAGAGGGTGTGAGTATTCTTTGCTACACAGTTGAATATAGAGAAGATAACGGGGAAAGCAGCACTGATGAAACTACAAAATGGACTGAAATGAAAACCGAGACAACAAAGTGTCTGTACACACTGGAAAAACTAAAGCCCACTCATTCTTACAGATTCAGGGTGTCTTCTGTCTGTGGAGAAGCAGGTAGAAGTAGACCAAGTGCTGAGGTTGTAATAGTAACGCCAATGGAAAAGGAAGCTAAATCAAAGAGTGTACCTCAAGATAAAATACAGAGTGAAAGATTTCTACAGTTCTCTACATCAATAAAAGAGGGTCCGCCTTCAGTTCATCGACTATCCTTACATGAACAGCCCCTTGGAAACAGTGAACATTATCAAAAGTTTATATTCGGAAGGGGGGTGGGAAAAGAGACGAATAAAGTAGTCATGGTTGTGGGAGCAACGGGAGCAGGAAAGACCACCCTTATCAATGGGATGATCAATTACATCTTGGGTGTGCAATGGGAAAACAAGTTTAGATTCAAATTAATCCATGAAGATACAAACCGAACCCAAGCCGAAAGTCAAACCTCTACCGTGACTGCATATGAACTCAGTCACCAACAGGGTTTTCAAGTCCCTTTCTCTCTCACCATTATTGACACACCGGGGTTTGGAGACACAAGAGGCATGGATCAAGATAAACTGATCACTCAGCAAGTCAAAGATTTCTTTACAGACCCAGATGGAGTTGATCATATTGACGCGGTGTGCTTCGTGGTCCAGGCTTCATTGGCTCGCCTTACAAAACCGCAACAATATGTTTTTGATTCCATTCTCTCCATTTTCGGAAAAGACATAGAAGAGAATATATTAATACTTGTCACATTTGCAGACTGCGATGATATCCCTGCTTTAGAAGCAATCAAGGCAGCAAAGTTGCCATGCCACAAAGATAAAAAGGGACAGCCAACCCACTTTGCCTTTAACAATTCTGCAACATATACACAGAATTGTGTGTTGAAGAAGCTTTCTGATGATAATGATACATCTGATTCTGAGAGTGATGAAGAGGACAATAGCCTTcggaaaaaaaaagatgtctggCTCGACAGTTCAAAACATATGAAGAGATTCTTCAGGACCTTAGAAAAAGTGAAAGGAAAGAGCTTACTTTTAACAAAGAAAGTGCTTGAAGAGCGCCAACGCCTTGAAACTGCCCTGAAACAGCTGGTGCCTCAGATTCGAATGGGTTTGTCCAAGCTGAATGAAATAAAAAGCATAAGGTCTAGTCTGGAACAACACGAGGCAAGCCTCGCTGCAAATAAAGATTTTGAAACAGAAATAGACGAATTGagagcaaaaagaaaaaagaccaaCATTGTATCAACCAATTGCAATACCTGTCTGTTCTCATGTCACTCTGCTTGCTATCTTCCTACCCCTGAAGAAATTAGCTCGTGTGCAGTCATGGACAATGCTGGGAACTGTGTGATATGTCCTGGTAACTGTCACTACTCTGCCCATTCGTCAGAGATGGCTCTATGGGAATATGAATCGGTGAAGGTCAAGAAAACAATAGGACAGCTAAAAGATAACTTTGTAAAAGCATCTGGTGAGTTTATGACGACCAAGGAAATACTTGAAAAGCTTGAATATGAATTTCATAAAATTGAAGACAAATTGATGCAGCTAATTGAAATGTCATCCAACTGCCTTGCACGGCTGGAGGAAATCGCTTTAAAACCAAACACTCTGTCAACAGTGGAGTACATTGACCTCCTCATTCACAACGAGAAAGAAGAACGCAAACCGGGTTTTGAGGACCGCATCCAAAACTTAACTGAGATGAAGAGTCAGGCTGAAATAATGGCTAAAATTGCAAAAGGAGAAAAACTGCTCCCTGAGGAGAAGaggaaatacaaagaaaaaatggaaAAGCTCAAAAAAATTGCAAGTCAAATGAAGCAAACGTCATCAATTGTGAAAGCCTGGCAATCAGGACACTGA